In the genome of Nocardia sp. NBC_00416, one region contains:
- a CDS encoding SRPBCC family protein: MTDDPTSIVVDQFYPHPPAKVWRALTTPTHMEKWLLAPIGFEPVVGNRFRMKAQPMPAVDFSGEIRCEVLEAVAPERLSISWNDANSAQDTGWTVSWDLRPEGRGTRILLTHSGFDPDDPGSQRSRSIMGGGWAGIAARLGEVAGTA; this comes from the coding sequence ATGACCGATGATCCGACCTCGATCGTGGTCGACCAGTTCTATCCGCATCCCCCGGCGAAGGTCTGGCGGGCGCTCACGACGCCGACCCACATGGAGAAATGGCTGCTGGCGCCCATCGGTTTCGAACCGGTCGTCGGCAACCGGTTCCGGATGAAAGCACAGCCGATGCCGGCGGTGGATTTCTCCGGCGAGATCCGGTGCGAAGTGCTGGAGGCGGTGGCGCCCGAGCGGCTGAGCATCAGCTGGAACGACGCGAACTCGGCGCAGGACACCGGGTGGACGGTGAGCTGGGACCTGCGTCCGGAAGGCCGGGGTACCCGGATCCTGCTGACACACAGCGGGTTCGACCCCGACGACCCCGGGTCGCAGCGGTCCCGGTCGATCATGGGCGGCGGCTGGGCCGGTATCGCGGCACGGCTGGGCGAGGTGGCAGGCACCGCCTGA
- a CDS encoding SMP-30/gluconolactonase/LRE family protein, whose product MDKPEVLLEGIVFGESPRWHGGKLWFSDWGAGQVIAVDGPGRSEVIASVPSFPMCIDFLPDGRLLIVDSAHGRLLRREPDGDLVTHADLSAITGKPWNDIAIDARGNAYVNSIGFDFPGGEFAPGFVVRVTPGGAVRRVADELAFPNGMAITADGAALIVAESYGERLTAYTIGASGELGDRRVWAPTPGDHPDGICVDAEGAVWYADVGNRHCVRVAEGGTVLGTVELDRGAFACALSRGDNPRLFVVGQEFGAAETPEPTGRVVAFPAPAPGAGRP is encoded by the coding sequence GTGGACAAGCCCGAGGTGTTGCTCGAGGGGATCGTCTTCGGTGAATCACCGCGCTGGCACGGCGGGAAGCTGTGGTTCTCGGACTGGGGTGCGGGTCAGGTGATCGCGGTCGACGGCCCGGGGCGCAGTGAGGTGATCGCCTCGGTTCCGTCGTTCCCGATGTGCATCGACTTCCTGCCCGACGGCCGGCTGCTGATCGTCGACTCCGCTCACGGCCGCCTGCTCCGCCGCGAACCCGATGGCGACCTGGTGACGCACGCCGACCTGTCCGCGATCACCGGCAAACCGTGGAACGACATCGCGATCGACGCGCGCGGCAACGCCTATGTCAACAGCATCGGCTTCGACTTTCCCGGTGGCGAATTCGCGCCGGGATTCGTCGTCCGCGTCACGCCCGGCGGTGCGGTGCGCCGGGTCGCCGACGAGCTGGCTTTCCCCAACGGTATGGCGATCACCGCGGACGGCGCCGCCTTGATCGTCGCCGAGTCCTACGGTGAGCGGCTCACCGCGTACACGATCGGCGCGTCCGGGGAACTCGGCGACCGCCGAGTGTGGGCGCCGACGCCGGGTGATCATCCCGACGGCATCTGCGTCGACGCGGAGGGTGCGGTGTGGTACGCCGACGTGGGCAACCGGCACTGCGTGCGGGTGGCCGAAGGCGGCACGGTGCTGGGCACCGTCGAGCTCGACCGCGGCGCGTTCGCCTGTGCGCTGAGTCGCGGCGACAATCCCCGGCTGTTCGTGGTCGGCCAGGAATTCGGCGCCGCCGAAACGCCGGAGCCCACCGGCCGGGTGGTGGCCTTTCCCGCGCCCGCGCCGGGTGCGGGCCGCCCCTGA
- a CDS encoding Fic family protein → MTDHLRNWYEIREQVRWHDIRHGRGWPRGPVRARRDGIAHRITTVECAREPRRAQRLLAAYEQVRADAAAGRTLDFGLVAGWQRTVLGMSCMPFRDGPAFAKGGRERYGLDADTPARFDACLAGSRDSALPVASRAARAYLDVCFFHPFPDGNARSALLTLAFVLAAADIVLDQVGPLAQLQRPADDPEGARGLADLVVTLIEGAQRRSGNANGPIRVHNR, encoded by the coding sequence GTGACCGACCACTTGCGTAACTGGTACGAGATCCGCGAGCAGGTGCGCTGGCACGATATCCGGCACGGCCGCGGCTGGCCGCGGGGCCCGGTCCGGGCACGGCGCGATGGGATCGCCCATCGGATCACGACGGTCGAGTGCGCCCGTGAGCCCCGCCGGGCACAGCGGCTGCTGGCCGCATACGAGCAGGTGCGCGCGGATGCCGCCGCCGGCAGGACCCTCGACTTCGGACTGGTCGCGGGATGGCAACGGACCGTTCTGGGCATGTCCTGCATGCCGTTTCGTGACGGTCCCGCATTCGCCAAGGGCGGCCGAGAGCGCTACGGGCTCGACGCGGACACCCCCGCGCGGTTCGACGCCTGTCTGGCCGGCAGCCGGGACTCCGCTTTGCCGGTCGCGTCGCGTGCGGCCCGCGCCTACCTGGACGTGTGCTTCTTCCATCCCTTCCCGGACGGCAACGCCCGCTCGGCCCTGCTGACCCTGGCCTTCGTGCTCGCCGCGGCGGACATCGTGCTCGACCAGGTCGGTCCGCTCGCCCAACTCCAGCGGCCGGCCGATGATCCGGAGGGCGCCAGGGGGTTGGCCGACCTGGTCGTCACCTTGATCGAAGGCGCCCAGCGCCGGTCCGGAAATGCCAACGGGCCAATCCGGGTCCATAACCGCTGA
- a CDS encoding DUF1330 domain-containing protein: MSAYVIVNAEVLDEEAGWAYAPVAQKSILEHGGRYLVAGPTDEPVEGAWDAPRILIIEFPDMDRIRQWYDSPDYRRARQIRDGKVRVQMLFTEGSPPEGFSLPA; encoded by the coding sequence ATGTCCGCTTATGTCATCGTCAATGCCGAGGTCCTCGACGAAGAAGCCGGTTGGGCCTACGCCCCGGTCGCCCAGAAATCGATACTCGAACACGGTGGGCGCTATCTGGTGGCGGGTCCCACCGACGAACCGGTGGAAGGCGCCTGGGACGCCCCGCGGATCCTGATCATCGAGTTCCCCGATATGGATCGAATCCGGCAGTGGTACGACTCCCCCGACTACCGGCGGGCCCGGCAGATCCGGGACGGCAAGGTCCGGGTGCAGATGCTGTTCACCGAAGGCTCGCCCCCCGAGGGCTTCTCGCTCCCGGCCTGA
- a CDS encoding DUF397 domain-containing protein has product MRAELVGAVWFKSSRSTGSKECVEVAHLREDMVGVRDSKNTEGPALVFAPGEWDAFTAGVSAGAFDRNA; this is encoded by the coding sequence ATGAGGGCGGAACTGGTCGGTGCTGTGTGGTTCAAGAGCAGCCGCAGTACCGGCAGCAAAGAGTGTGTCGAGGTCGCGCACCTCCGAGAAGACATGGTCGGGGTGCGGGATTCGAAGAACACCGAGGGACCCGCGCTGGTCTTCGCCCCGGGGGAGTGGGACGCCTTCACCGCGGGTGTGAGCGCGGGCGCATTCGACCGGAACGCCTGA
- a CDS encoding ArsR/SmtB family transcription factor: MPHRMKSTTTDLLFTALANPTRRDILELLLAGEQPVQAIAERFEMARPSVSEHLKVLRDCGLVCEEKRGRYRYYRVEPQPLHDLQSWLDPFERFWRARLHDLGAVLDALPDEPKENSDDR, translated from the coding sequence ATGCCGCACCGTATGAAGTCCACGACCACCGATCTGCTGTTCACCGCGCTGGCCAATCCGACCCGCCGCGACATTCTCGAACTACTCCTCGCGGGCGAGCAGCCGGTCCAGGCCATCGCCGAGCGATTCGAGATGGCGCGGCCGAGCGTCTCCGAGCACTTGAAGGTGCTGCGCGACTGCGGCCTGGTCTGCGAGGAGAAACGCGGCCGATATCGCTATTACCGGGTGGAACCGCAGCCCCTGCACGACCTGCAGTCCTGGCTCGACCCGTTCGAACGCTTCTGGCGGGCCCGCCTGCACGACCTGGGCGCGGTACTCGACGCACTACCCGACGAACCGAAGGAAAACTCCGATGACCGATGA
- a CDS encoding TetR/AcrR family transcriptional regulator has protein sequence MSKVDNRSAASVPSRRERLRAETIREIEAIALRQLADDGPGAISLRGIAREMGMTARAIYSYFPTRDDLITALISGIGGSLAEALQTAVDAVPGNDPGGRLVAWGGALREWALAHPESFRLFYGQPIPGYHPPEEGPVDRTARRVCRELTRLVAAAQRDDRPPGNTENSWSDLQPDYVAKIREDLPDVSPAAAALALRVWGRMHGLVALEIDGHIHPVARNPAALHHAEMLDLVGSLGLAAARPGTAT, from the coding sequence ATGAGCAAGGTCGACAACCGCTCCGCGGCGAGCGTGCCGAGTCGCCGGGAGCGACTGCGAGCGGAAACCATTCGGGAGATCGAGGCCATTGCGCTGCGGCAGCTCGCCGACGATGGCCCGGGCGCGATCTCGCTGCGCGGAATCGCGCGTGAGATGGGCATGACCGCACGCGCGATCTACAGTTACTTCCCGACGAGAGACGATCTGATCACAGCCCTGATCAGCGGAATCGGCGGATCCCTGGCGGAAGCGCTGCAGACCGCGGTCGATGCTGTCCCCGGGAACGACCCGGGTGGCCGGTTGGTGGCCTGGGGTGGGGCGCTGCGGGAATGGGCGCTGGCGCATCCGGAGAGCTTCCGGCTCTTCTACGGACAACCGATCCCCGGCTACCATCCGCCCGAGGAGGGGCCCGTGGATCGGACCGCGCGCCGCGTCTGCCGCGAACTCACCCGTCTGGTGGCCGCCGCACAGCGCGACGATCGGCCGCCCGGAAACACCGAGAACTCATGGTCGGACCTGCAACCCGACTACGTCGCGAAGATCCGGGAAGACCTTCCGGACGTGTCTCCCGCCGCCGCGGCGCTCGCATTGCGGGTGTGGGGCCGGATGCACGGTCTGGTGGCGCTGGAAATCGACGGGCACATCCACCCGGTGGCCCGAAACCCGGCCGCGCTGCACCACGCCGAAATGCTCGACCTGGTGGGATCGCTGGGTCTGGCAGCGGCCCGGCCCGGGACGGCCACCTGA
- a CDS encoding helix-turn-helix domain-containing protein has translation MPSESNPSTLPRRILGRRLRELREAAKMSRAYAAQECEMGSQTLWRLESGRNSEAKRMVINALCDLYEASGEERRELIWLAQESRKDGWWQSFADTMVPEVEMYVGLEQSASSSTTWQSTLVPGLLQTSDYRHAVWEIGKSQRQRIDLIREVELLTQRQKRLYTDDFTFRAFMCESVLRRHVGGRKVMVDQMRRLIEVGTRPNVSIRVVGFDAPNHSGIINKDFVYLDFPEHLNPALSEPPVVYIEGFTGDMYLDKPLETEAYRAAYSDIDRVALDERDTRGLIEQIAKEFDV, from the coding sequence TTGCCGAGCGAATCGAACCCTTCGACCCTGCCGCGCCGCATCCTCGGCCGCCGGCTGCGGGAGTTGCGCGAGGCGGCGAAAATGAGCCGGGCCTACGCGGCCCAGGAATGCGAAATGGGTTCGCAGACCCTGTGGCGGCTGGAGTCCGGGCGCAACAGCGAAGCGAAACGGATGGTGATCAACGCACTCTGCGACCTGTACGAGGCGAGCGGCGAGGAACGCCGTGAACTGATCTGGCTGGCCCAGGAATCCCGCAAGGACGGGTGGTGGCAGTCGTTTGCCGACACCATGGTTCCGGAAGTCGAGATGTACGTCGGTCTCGAACAGTCCGCGTCGAGTTCGACCACCTGGCAGTCGACGCTGGTACCGGGCCTGCTCCAGACATCGGATTACCGGCACGCGGTGTGGGAGATCGGCAAGTCGCAAAGGCAGCGCATCGATCTGATCCGAGAGGTCGAACTGCTGACGCAACGCCAGAAACGGCTCTACACAGATGACTTCACATTCCGGGCGTTCATGTGTGAATCGGTACTGCGGCGGCACGTCGGAGGTCGGAAAGTGATGGTCGACCAGATGCGTCGGCTGATCGAAGTCGGCACACGGCCGAATGTCTCCATTCGAGTGGTGGGATTCGATGCGCCGAACCATTCGGGAATCATCAACAAGGACTTTGTGTACCTGGATTTTCCCGAACATCTGAACCCGGCCCTGAGTGAACCCCCGGTGGTGTACATCGAGGGCTTCACCGGGGACATGTACCTCGATAAGCCGTTGGAGACAGAGGCGTATCGCGCGGCGTATTCGGACATCGACCGAGTAGCTTTGGACGAGCGGGACACTCGAGGTCTCATCGAGCAGATAGCGAAGGAGTTCGACGTATGA
- a CDS encoding glycosyltransferase family 39 protein, translating to MTTLMTRRPPAVLPETPVRRRTPWEKIALAVLLVGTAVAYFWNLTANGFANSFYAAAVQSGTKSWEAFFFGSSDWSNAITVDKTPAALWPMELAGRLFGFGSASMLAPQVLMGVASVALLWATVRRSFGATAGLLSGLLLAVTPVAALMFRFNNPDALLVLLMIAAVWALTRAVEDGRWRWLVLCGAFVGFGFLAKQLQVLLVLPALVLVYLFAGPPKLGKRIAQLLAAGAAMVVAAGWWILIAQWWPATARPYFGGSEHNSIIELTLGYNGLDRLSSGGGGPGGRGGGFGSDAGITRLFGASVGGQIAWLIPAALILSLTAIALRGRAARTDRRRATLLLFAGWGLVTGLVFSLMEGTFHQYYTVALAPAVAAAAGVGGVAVWRERDRWGVRLVLAGTVALTALTAWILLGRTDGFVPWLRWLVLAVGLAATVAVAFPAPRKVAVVSALAALFVGLAGPVAYTVDTLATAHTGSIVLAGPSTGSGGPGGMGGPPGGPGAAPGDMSAEPGGAPAGAGPAEGAGGANGRTAGQSDGRPGAGAGASGRGGGGGTGGRAGSSEAVTALLQRDANSYTWAAAAVSSMNAADYQLAGDVAVMAIGGFGGGDPSPTLAQFQQYVADGEIHYFVAGGQGGGPGARSESEASRINQWVQDTFTATEVDGVTVYDLTAAGR from the coding sequence ATGACCACGCTGATGACGCGCCGTCCGCCCGCGGTGCTGCCGGAGACGCCCGTCCGCCGGCGGACCCCTTGGGAGAAGATCGCGCTCGCCGTCCTGCTGGTGGGGACGGCGGTGGCCTATTTCTGGAATCTCACCGCCAACGGGTTCGCCAACTCGTTCTACGCGGCGGCCGTGCAGTCGGGCACGAAATCGTGGGAGGCGTTCTTCTTCGGCTCCTCGGACTGGTCCAACGCCATCACCGTGGACAAGACCCCCGCCGCCTTGTGGCCGATGGAGCTGGCGGGACGGCTGTTCGGCTTCGGCAGTGCGAGCATGCTGGCGCCGCAGGTGCTCATGGGGGTCGCGTCGGTGGCGCTGTTGTGGGCGACCGTGCGGCGCTCGTTCGGCGCCACCGCCGGCCTGCTGTCCGGGCTGCTGCTGGCGGTGACCCCGGTCGCGGCGCTGATGTTCCGGTTCAACAACCCCGACGCATTGCTCGTACTGCTGATGATCGCGGCGGTGTGGGCGCTGACCCGGGCCGTCGAGGACGGGCGCTGGCGCTGGCTCGTACTGTGCGGCGCCTTCGTCGGATTCGGATTCCTGGCCAAACAGTTGCAGGTGCTGCTGGTACTGCCCGCGCTCGTACTGGTCTATCTGTTCGCCGGGCCGCCGAAACTCGGGAAACGGATCGCGCAGTTGCTCGCCGCGGGCGCGGCGATGGTGGTCGCGGCGGGCTGGTGGATTCTGATCGCGCAATGGTGGCCCGCGACCGCGCGGCCGTATTTCGGTGGTTCGGAGCACAATTCGATCATCGAACTGACGCTCGGGTACAACGGGCTCGACCGGCTCAGCTCCGGCGGCGGCGGGCCGGGCGGCAGGGGTGGTGGGTTCGGCAGCGACGCGGGCATCACCCGGCTGTTCGGTGCGTCGGTCGGCGGTCAGATCGCCTGGTTGATCCCGGCCGCGCTGATCCTGTCGCTGACGGCGATCGCGCTGCGCGGCAGGGCCGCGCGTACCGATCGCCGACGCGCGACGCTGCTGCTGTTCGCCGGGTGGGGGCTGGTCACCGGACTGGTGTTCAGTCTGATGGAAGGAACCTTCCATCAGTACTACACCGTCGCATTGGCCCCGGCGGTGGCCGCGGCCGCCGGAGTCGGCGGGGTCGCGGTCTGGCGCGAGCGGGACCGGTGGGGAGTGCGTCTCGTCCTGGCGGGGACAGTGGCGCTGACCGCTCTGACAGCCTGGATACTGCTGGGCCGGACCGACGGCTTCGTGCCGTGGCTGCGCTGGCTGGTGCTGGCCGTCGGCCTAGCGGCCACTGTGGCGGTGGCATTTCCGGCGCCCCGGAAAGTCGCCGTGGTCTCGGCGCTGGCGGCGCTGTTCGTCGGGCTGGCCGGACCGGTCGCCTACACCGTCGACACCCTTGCCACCGCGCATACCGGATCGATCGTGCTCGCCGGTCCGAGCACGGGGTCGGGCGGCCCCGGTGGAATGGGTGGACCGCCGGGAGGTCCGGGAGCCGCCCCGGGTGACATGAGTGCCGAACCCGGCGGGGCGCCCGCCGGTGCGGGACCGGCCGAGGGGGCAGGCGGCGCGAACGGGCGAACAGCCGGACAATCCGACGGGCGGCCCGGTGCGGGGGCGGGTGCGTCCGGCCGGGGCGGCGGCGGGGGCACCGGTGGCCGCGCCGGAAGCAGCGAAGCCGTCACGGCCCTGCTCCAGCGGGACGCGAACTCCTACACCTGGGCGGCAGCCGCGGTGAGTTCGATGAACGCGGCGGACTATCAGCTGGCCGGCGACGTTGCGGTGATGGCGATCGGCGGCTTCGGCGGCGGCGATCCGTCCCCCACGCTGGCACAGTTCCAGCAGTACGTGGCCGACGGGGAGATCCACTACTTCGTCGCAGGCGGACAGGGTGGTGGACCGGGTGCACGCTCGGAATCGGAAGCCTCGCGGATCAACCAGTGGGTTCAGGACACCTTCACGGCCACCGAGGTCGACGGGGTGACGGTCTACGACCTCACCGCAGCCGGGCGCTGA
- the pgl gene encoding 6-phosphogluconolactonase — protein sequence MTTSSEATVDVHPDGDALTSAAARLFVDVLTAAQAARGSASVVVTGGGTGITLLEKVRDNPGDLDWSKVDVFWGDERFVPAGDPERNELQAHRALLDHVAVDPARIHTVATSDGEYPDPVEAAAEYATAVRAHLSAHGSFDLHLLGMGPDGHINSLFPHAAAVDEEHELAVAVTDSPKPPPVRVTLTFPAIHRSRHVVLVVSGGGKAEAVASAFKGAARTEIPAAGAHGTESTTWLLDADAAAGLH from the coding sequence ATGACCACTAGCTCCGAGGCCACCGTCGATGTCCATCCCGACGGTGACGCCCTGACCTCGGCGGCGGCCCGCCTGTTCGTCGACGTCCTGACCGCCGCCCAGGCCGCGCGCGGTTCCGCGTCGGTGGTGGTGACCGGCGGCGGCACCGGCATCACCCTGTTGGAGAAGGTGCGCGACAACCCGGGCGACCTCGACTGGTCGAAGGTCGATGTGTTCTGGGGCGACGAACGTTTCGTCCCGGCCGGTGATCCCGAACGCAACGAACTGCAGGCGCATCGGGCGCTACTGGACCACGTCGCCGTGGACCCGGCCCGGATCCACACGGTCGCGACCTCCGACGGTGAATACCCCGACCCGGTCGAGGCCGCCGCCGAGTACGCGACCGCGGTCCGCGCCCATCTGAGCGCGCACGGCAGCTTCGATCTGCATCTGCTCGGTATGGGACCGGACGGCCATATCAATTCGCTGTTCCCGCACGCCGCGGCCGTGGACGAGGAGCACGAACTCGCCGTCGCGGTCACCGACTCCCCCAAACCGCCCCCGGTGCGGGTCACCCTGACCTTCCCGGCGATCCACCGGTCCCGGCACGTGGTCCTGGTGGTCTCCGGCGGCGGCAAGGCCGAGGCCGTGGCCTCCGCCTTCAAGGGTGCGGCGCGCACCGAGATCCCCGCGGCGGGTGCGCACGGCACGGAATCCACCACCTGGCTCCTGGACGCCGACGCGGCCGCCGGCCTGCACTAG
- a CDS encoding thiamine pyrophosphate-dependent enzyme: protein MNAQEAEQRFRAQIAALRPPSSISPDSVLTQGITGPDCLNLFESQVLSRQVDLAARRLGASGRGFYSIGSSGHEGNVALAAATRVTDPALPHYRSGAFFVHRMRQAGGRDPVRDILLGVVAAAADPISGGRHKVFGSAAANIIPQTSTIASQLPRAVGLAFAIERADRLGVACPWPADAVVLCGFGDASANHSTAAGAINTAIHTAHLGVAAPVLFVCEDNGIGISVPTPPDWIEHAYGHRPGLRYFSADGCDLLDAVTTATAAVDWVRAHRRPAFLRLRTVRLFGHAGSDVESAYRDTAGVDADLARDPLTATARLLVTAGIRTPRELLGHYDHLAEQVAATAEDVCREPRLAAAAAVLAPLAPARPDLVRADALRQGPPGSPAAGSPTASQPVRLPTAGDAGPAAGTRSPGSETLAQAINRTLAELLARDSDLLVFGEDVGRKGGVYGVTKGLRTRFGPRRVFDTLLDEQSILGTALGAGLAGFVPIPEIQYLAYVHNALDQLRGEAATLSFFSAGRYRNPMVVRIAAYGYQRGFGGHFHNDNSVAALRDIPGVVVASPSRPDDAAAVLRTCVSAARVDGRVCVFLEPIALYHTRDLYEQDDGDWATPTADPTHVPIGRARVYGDGTDLTIVAFANSVPMSLRVARRLAARGVRARVLDLRWLSPLPVADLLRHAESTGRVLIADETRRSGGVSESICAALIDAGFTGHVRRVTSADSFIPLGPAAATVLLGEADLEAAALAAVEGA from the coding sequence GTGAACGCGCAGGAGGCCGAGCAGCGGTTCCGCGCGCAGATCGCGGCGCTGCGGCCGCCCTCGTCGATATCGCCCGATAGCGTCCTGACACAAGGGATCACCGGGCCGGACTGCCTGAACCTCTTCGAATCGCAGGTACTGAGCAGACAGGTCGATCTGGCGGCCCGCCGGTTGGGCGCGAGCGGGCGCGGCTTCTACAGCATCGGGTCGTCCGGCCACGAGGGGAACGTGGCGCTCGCGGCAGCCACCCGGGTCACCGATCCCGCGCTGCCGCACTATCGTTCCGGCGCCTTCTTCGTCCACCGGATGCGGCAGGCGGGCGGCCGCGACCCGGTGCGCGACATCCTGCTGGGCGTGGTGGCCGCCGCGGCCGACCCCATCTCCGGTGGCCGGCACAAGGTATTCGGCAGCGCGGCGGCGAATATCATCCCGCAGACCTCCACCATCGCCTCGCAACTGCCGCGCGCGGTGGGTCTGGCCTTCGCGATCGAGCGCGCCGATCGGCTCGGTGTCGCGTGCCCGTGGCCGGCGGATGCGGTGGTGCTCTGCGGTTTCGGGGATGCCTCGGCCAATCATTCGACCGCGGCGGGCGCGATCAACACCGCGATCCACACCGCGCATCTGGGAGTCGCGGCGCCGGTGCTGTTCGTGTGCGAGGACAACGGGATCGGGATCAGCGTGCCCACCCCGCCCGACTGGATCGAGCACGCCTACGGGCACCGGCCGGGCCTGCGTTACTTCAGCGCGGACGGCTGCGACCTCCTCGACGCCGTCACGACCGCCACGGCGGCGGTGGACTGGGTACGCGCACACCGTCGCCCGGCCTTCCTGCGTCTACGCACGGTGCGACTGTTCGGCCACGCCGGTTCCGATGTGGAATCCGCCTACCGCGACACCGCCGGGGTCGACGCCGACCTCGCGCGCGATCCGCTCACCGCGACCGCACGGCTGCTGGTCACCGCGGGTATCCGCACGCCGCGCGAACTCCTCGGCCACTACGACCACCTCGCCGAACAGGTGGCGGCCACCGCGGAAGACGTATGCCGGGAACCGCGACTCGCCGCCGCCGCCGCGGTGCTCGCACCACTCGCCCCGGCCCGCCCGGACCTGGTGCGCGCCGACGCACTACGCCAGGGTCCACCGGGGTCACCGGCCGCCGGATCCCCCACCGCATCGCAGCCGGTTCGGCTGCCGACGGCCGGCGACGCCGGACCGGCCGCCGGTACGCGGTCGCCGGGCTCGGAGACGCTGGCGCAGGCGATCAACCGCACGCTCGCCGAACTCCTCGCGCGGGACTCCGATCTCCTGGTCTTCGGTGAGGACGTCGGCCGCAAAGGCGGGGTCTACGGGGTGACCAAAGGTTTGCGCACACGGTTCGGCCCGCGCCGGGTGTTCGATACGCTGCTCGACGAGCAGAGCATTCTCGGCACCGCGCTGGGCGCCGGACTCGCGGGTTTCGTCCCGATTCCGGAGATCCAGTACCTGGCCTATGTGCACAATGCCCTGGACCAGCTGCGCGGCGAGGCCGCGACGCTGTCGTTCTTCTCGGCGGGCCGCTACCGCAACCCGATGGTCGTCCGGATCGCCGCGTACGGCTACCAGCGTGGTTTCGGCGGGCATTTCCACAATGACAATTCCGTTGCCGCGCTGCGGGATATCCCGGGCGTGGTGGTGGCGTCGCCGTCGCGCCCCGACGACGCCGCGGCCGTGCTGCGCACCTGTGTCTCCGCCGCCAGAGTAGACGGGCGGGTCTGCGTCTTCCTCGAGCCGATCGCCCTCTATCACACCCGCGACCTGTACGAACAGGACGACGGAGACTGGGCGACACCCACTGCCGACCCGACGCATGTGCCGATCGGCCGGGCCCGCGTCTACGGCGACGGAACGGACCTGACGATCGTCGCCTTCGCCAATTCGGTCCCGATGAGCCTGCGGGTCGCCCGGCGGCTGGCCGCGCGGGGCGTCCGCGCCCGCGTTCTCGACCTGCGCTGGTTGTCGCCGCTGCCCGTCGCGGATCTGCTGCGGCACGCGGAATCCACCGGCCGGGTCCTCATCGCCGACGAAACCCGGCGCAGCGGTGGGGTATCCGAATCGATTTGCGCGGCGCTCATCGACGCCGGATTCACCGGGCACGTCCGCCGGGTCACCAGTGCGGACAGTTTCATCCCGCTCGGCCCGGCCGCCGCGACGGTACTGCTGGGCGAAGCCGATCTGGAGGCGGCCGCCCTCGCCGCTGTCGAAGGAGCCTGA
- a CDS encoding dipeptidase produces the protein MTLLWDQHACLPLQLGTDVGELARFRRRGPTFVSVNVGYSPQTFADSVALLHDYRSAIGRHPELALVSTVDDIDSAGAAGRIGIAFDLEDSGPLDGDLDNLRAFVELGVRTLLPTYNHANRAGCGCLDTDDQGLTAWGRELVREMNVAGMVPDGSHCSARTGLDISEVSALPMVYSHSCMRSVWDHPRNITDDQAKACAETGGVVGITGVGIFLGPNTPTLEAMTRHLEYAIELVGIDHVGVSTDHSFDAEDFLAEVRARPQFFDESYTRWGPIRWMPPEIFVTLGDHLSRRGWSDDDIGAVLGANFARVARRTWSVSR, from the coding sequence ATGACACTGCTCTGGGATCAGCATGCCTGCCTGCCCTTGCAGCTCGGTACCGATGTCGGGGAGCTGGCGCGCTTCCGCCGGCGCGGGCCGACCTTCGTATCGGTGAACGTGGGCTACTCCCCGCAGACCTTCGCGGATTCGGTGGCGCTGCTGCACGATTACCGGTCCGCTATCGGCCGGCATCCGGAGCTGGCGCTGGTGTCGACGGTGGACGATATCGATAGCGCCGGTGCGGCGGGGCGGATCGGCATCGCGTTCGATCTGGAGGATTCCGGGCCCCTCGACGGGGATCTGGACAACCTGCGGGCCTTCGTGGAGCTGGGAGTGCGGACACTGCTGCCCACCTACAACCACGCCAATCGGGCCGGTTGCGGCTGCTTGGACACCGACGATCAGGGGCTGACGGCCTGGGGGCGCGAGCTGGTGCGGGAGATGAACGTCGCCGGGATGGTGCCGGACGGTTCGCACTGCAGTGCGCGCACCGGCCTGGACATCAGCGAGGTCTCGGCGCTGCCGATGGTGTACAGCCATTCGTGTATGCGGTCGGTCTGGGACCATCCGCGCAATATCACCGACGATCAGGCGAAGGCCTGTGCGGAGACCGGCGGGGTCGTCGGGATCACCGGGGTCGGGATCTTCCTCGGGCCCAACACTCCGACGCTGGAGGCGATGACCCGGCATCTCGAGTACGCGATCGAGCTGGTCGGCATCGACCACGTGGGTGTGAGCACCGACCATTCCTTCGACGCCGAGGATTTCCTGGCCGAGGTGCGCGCCCGCCCCCAGTTCTTCGACGAGTCCTACACCCGCTGGGGGCCGATTCGCTGGATGCCCCCGGAAATATTCGTCACCCTGGGCGATCATCTGTCCCGCCGGGGCTGGTCGGACGACGATATCGGCGCGGTGCTCGGGGCGAATTTCGCGCGCGTGGCGCGCCGGACCTGGTCGGTGTCGCGCTGA